One genomic segment of Scophthalmus maximus strain ysfricsl-2021 chromosome 3, ASM2237912v1, whole genome shotgun sequence includes these proteins:
- the stk35 gene encoding serine/threonine-protein kinase 35 — protein sequence MPTLNKKEVMDFCDGKKRRKVSGGARACRRSVAGRMRRGAGKVLRSLTVEDNNHTEPMEEEEEEEEEGCFSISFLRNERPEPGAAAAAAAPRYSLLREVGRGSYGVVYEAVARRTGARVAVKRLQCDAPENVELALAEFWALTSLENRHQNVVQLEECVLQRNGLAQKMSHGNKRSKQYLRLVETSLKGERILGYPEEPCYLWFVMEFCEGGDLNQYILSRRPDPQTNRSFMRQLTSAVAFLHKNNIVHRDLKPDNILISQKSGLPVLKVADFGLSKVCAGLNSKSSDEHPAAAAGGRGSNQNNNIININKFWLSSACGSDFYMAPEVWEGHYTAKADIFALGIIIWAMVERITFIDSESKRELLGTYIRQGTEIVPVGEALLENPKMVLHIPQRARSSMSEGVKKLLQDMLSVNPQDRPDAFQLEVRMDQVTCAA from the exons ATGCCTACTCTCAACAAAAAAGAAGTTATGGATTTTTGCGAcgggaagaaaaggagaaaggtaAGCGGCGGTGCGCGGGCCTGCAGGCGGAGTGTGGCCGGGAGGATGAGGCGGGGGGCCGGGAAGGTCCTCCGCTCCCTCACGGTGGAGGACAACAACCACACCGAGcccatggaggaggaggaggaggaggaggaggagggctgctTCTCCATCAGCTTCCTGCGCAACGAGCGGCCGGAGCccggcgcggcggcggcggcggcggccccccgGTACAGTCTGCTGCGGGAGGTGGGCCGCGGCAGCTACGGGGTGGTGTACGAGGCCGTGGCCCGGAGGACGGGCGCCAGGGTGGCGGTCAAGCGGCTCCAGTGCGACGCCCCGGAGAACGTGGAGCTGGCGCTGGCCGAGTTCTGGGCCCTGACGAGCCTGGAGAACCGCCACCAGAACgtggtgcagctggaggagtGCGTCCTGCAGCGGAACGGCCTGGCGCAGAAGATGAGCCACGGGAACAAGAGGTCCAAGCAGTACCTGCGGCTGGTGGAGACGTCCCTCAAAG GAGAGCGCATCCTGGGTTACCCGGAGGAGCCGTGCTATCTCTGGTTCGTCATGGAGTTCTGCGAGGGCGGAGACCTCAACCAGTATATTTTGTCCCGCCGGCCCGACCCCCAGACCAACAGGAGCTTCATGCGCCAGTTGACGAGTGCCGTGGCTTTCCTGCACAAGAACAACATAGTCCATCGCGACCTGAAGCCGGACAACATTCTCATCTCACAGAAGTCAGGTTTACCTGTTCTCAAAGTTGCCGACTTTGGACTCAGCAAAGTTTGTGCTGGCCTAAACTCCAAGAGCAGCGACGAGCACCCCGCAGCAGCGGCAGGTGGCAGAGGCAGCAACcagaacaacaacatcatcaacataaACAAGTTCTGGCTGTCATCGGCTTGTGGCTCAGACTTCTACATGGCCCCGGAGGTGTGGGAGGGCCACTACACAGCCAAGGCCGATATCTTCGCCCTGGGCATCATCATCTGGGCAATGGTCGAGCGAATCACCTTCATCGACTCGGAGTCCAAGCGCGAACTGCTGGGCACCTATATACGGCAAGGCACCGAGATTGTACCTGTCGGGGAGGCTCTGTTGGAGAACCCCAAGATGGTTCTCCACATCCCCCAGAGGGCCAGGAGCTCCATGTCCGAGGGTGTGAAAAAACTCCTCCAAGACATGCTCTCGGTCAACCCTCAGGACAGGCCGGACGCATTCCAGCTGGAGGTGCGGATGGACCAAGTCACGTGTGCGGCATGA